The Vicia villosa cultivar HV-30 ecotype Madison, WI linkage group LG1, Vvil1.0, whole genome shotgun sequence genome includes a region encoding these proteins:
- the LOC131652909 gene encoding uncharacterized protein LOC131652909 — protein sequence MIIGSLNIRGGANALKRRRISHLINKGSADIFLLQETKISNMVEDYANSFWRHSEIGFSFVNSEGRSGGLITMWKKNTMDVLFSFKGEGYLGLKVCWKEDFYYVVNVYSSCDLSKKKVLWEKLLDLMRIYSDGEWILGGDFNAIKNARERKGRVEGSYKKETEIFAEFIHKSSLVDIPCKGKKFSWYSGDGKSMSRIDRF from the coding sequence ATGATTATTGGTTCTTTGAACATTAGAGGGGGAGCAAATGCGCTCAAAAGAAGGAGAATTAGTCATTTGATTAACAAAGGTAGTGCGGATATTTTCCTTTTGCAAGAAACTAAGATTTCCAATATGGTGGAGGATTATGCTAATAGTTTTTGGAGACACTCGGAGATTGGTTTTTCCTTTGTCAACTCGGAGGGTAGGTCGGGTGGTTTGATTACGATGTGGAAGAAAAACACCATGGATGTTTTGTTTAGTTTTAAGGGGGAAGGGTATTTGGGGTTAAAAGTTTGTTGGAAGGAGGACTTTTATTATGTGGTTAACGTGTACTCTTCTTGTGATTTGTCTAAGAAGAAGGTTTTGTGGGAGAAATTGTTAGACTTGATGAGAATTTACTCCGATGGGGAATGGATATTAGGCGGAGACTTTAATGCTATAAAGAATGCTAGAGAGCGTAAAGGGAGAGTGGAAGGGAGCTACAAGAAGGAGACGGAAATTTTTGCCGAGTTCATTCATAAGAGCTCCTTGGTGGACATTCCGTGTAAAGGTAAGAAATTTTCGTGGTATAGTGGTGATGGCAAGTCTATGAGTAGGATTGACCGGTTCTAA